CTGCTTGTCTTTCAACGGCGTGCTGCCGGGTTGCTCGAAATCCTGATGCCAGCATGAAGCCAGGGCTTGCCCCTGGCCGGTTAAAGCCGATACTGATTTTGCTATGTGCGCAAGGGCATCGTCGTTAATATCGGCAAACACCACAGGCAGGCCGTTTTTCACCAGATACAAGCCATTGCGGCCATAACCGCACGCCAGATCCAATACCGGCAAGGGAGGCTCGCCGCAGTTGCGGCAGGCAAGGGCTAACTCGTTTACATATTCAGTTAGCAGGGAAGAAGGCTCTTGTTGCTGATGCATAATTTAATGGCGACCGGATAAAAACGTTAATATATCACACTAAAAAAGCCGATAAAAATTGCAGTGCTAACTATACTCAAGACAAAACAAAGATAAGGAAATCAACATGAACAAGCAAACCGCAATTTTACTGATTTTTTGCCCCGGGTTACTTTTTGCCTGCAGTAAGCATGAACCTGTGCCGGTAAACCAGTGCGATCAGGTTATCGCCCACGCCAAAAAAGTCCTGGGGGGCAAAGCCCCTTCTACGGCTGAAATGAGCAAGCAATGTAAAGCCGCAACAGACGATGCCCGGGGCTGTGTCCTGGCCGCGGACAAGCCGATGAAATTACTTAAATGTGACTTTTAAACGGTCAACCTGAATTCTGGTTATTTGTCCCGGTAATAACCAAAGTACCGGCTCAGTTTTAGGTTTTCCCTGTCACGGGTTATACAGGTATACTAGGCCCCAGCCTATAATCAATCCTGAGCTCGCCGTAAAAAATGGAAACCCTGCTCCCGACAACAAGAGATTTTAAAGCTGTCAGTCTCGATACTGCCCTGTGCCTGTGTATTTTTGACAGCAATGCCCTGAGCCAGAGGCAAATGGAAGTGCTGGCGGATAACTGGCTGACGGCCGATGAAACCCAAACCCTTGATAAGCGAAGACTGCTGACCGCCAAAAAAGAGTTTGTCGCCAGCCGGGGCATCATAAAACTGGTGCTTGCCCGCCACTTG
This genomic window from Thalassomonas viridans contains:
- a CDS encoding class I SAM-dependent methyltransferase yields the protein MHQQQEPSSLLTEYVNELALACRNCGEPPLPVLDLACGYGRNGLYLVKNGLPVVFADINDDALAHIAKSVSALTGQGQALASCWHQDFEQPGSTPLKDKQFSAVTVFRYLHRPLMPQIKQAIAPGGMVIYETFTRAQAEFGRPKNPDFLLEPGELPACFAGWHIRHHFEGVVEAGSTEQAIARLVAVKPFE